The genomic interval AGGTTATAGCGCGAGGCCATCGACATGCCGTAGGCCCCGGCTGACTTGATCGTCAGCAGGTCGCCCCGCTGCGTCGTGCGCAGCGTCACGTTCTCGTCGAAAACGTCCGTCGATTCGCAGGCCGTGCCCACGACCGTATATTTCGTCCGCGGGGCGTCGTCCGCCGCCGTGATGTTCTCGATGTTGTGGTACGAACCGTACAGCGCCGGGCGGATCAGTTCGGTCATCGAGGCGTCGACGATCAGCAGCCGCCGGCCCGTGGCCGTCGTCTTGTTGAACAGCACCGTCGTGATCAGCTCCCCGCACTCGGCGACGATCGAACGCCCGAACTCGAAATGCACCTCCCGGTCGCCGACGCGAAGGTGGTTGTGTACGATCGAGAACAACGACGCGAAGTTCGGAATCGGCTCGTTCTCCGGAACGTCGTAGTTCACGCCCAGACCGCCGCCCACGTCGACGAACCGCAGCTCGAACCCGAGTTTTTCCAGATTCTCGACAATGACGTTCACCTTGTTGCACATGTTCTCGAAGACGTGCAGCTCGCGGATCTGCGAACCGATGTGCAGGTGCAGTCCGATGATACGGATGTGCGGCAGCGTGCGGAGCTCCTCGGCGTGTTCGAGCACCTCTTCATAGGAGATGCCGAACTTGCTGTCCGCCTGGCCCGTATCGATGCAGTGGTTCGTCTTCGGGTCGATGTCCGGGTTGATACGAAGCGCCACCTCCGTCACTTTCCCCGCCTCGGCCGAGAAGCGGTCGATGAGTTCCATCTCCTGGATCGACTCGCAGTTGATCGCCAGGATCCCCTGCTCGATGGCGTAGCGAAGCTCCTTGTCGCGTTTGCCGACGCCCGCATAGACGATGCCCTTTGGGTCGAAACCCGCCTCGACCGCCTTCCGGAGTTCGTTCCCGCTCGCGCAGTCGATTCCCAGGCCGTATTCCCGGATAATTCCCAGCAAATGGTCGTCGTAGTTAGCCTTGATGGCGTAATGCACCTTGTAGCCGTACTTGTTCGACTCCGACACGACGCTCTCCAGCGTCTGGCGCAGCAATGCCGTATCATAAAGGTAGAACGGGGTCTCGTAGCCCCGGAGTTTCGATGCAATCTGTCTGCTCAACATACTGACCTGAACTTTTCCTGTGGTTATGGCCGCAAATGTAAATATTTTTAATTATTCTTACAAATCCTTTTGGCCTCTCCACTCCTTTCCAATTCAAAATATTTAGTATCTTTGCACAGATTTCACTCGCTTGTATGAAAAATATCCGCAATTTCTGCATCATAGCCCATATCGACCACGGCAAATCC from uncultured Alistipes sp. carries:
- the lysA gene encoding diaminopimelate decarboxylase, with the protein product MLSRQIASKLRGYETPFYLYDTALLRQTLESVVSESNKYGYKVHYAIKANYDDHLLGIIREYGLGIDCASGNELRKAVEAGFDPKGIVYAGVGKRDKELRYAIEQGILAINCESIQEMELIDRFSAEAGKVTEVALRINPDIDPKTNHCIDTGQADSKFGISYEEVLEHAEELRTLPHIRIIGLHLHIGSQIRELHVFENMCNKVNVIVENLEKLGFELRFVDVGGGLGVNYDVPENEPIPNFASLFSIVHNHLRVGDREVHFEFGRSIVAECGELITTVLFNKTTATGRRLLIVDASMTELIRPALYGSYHNIENITAADDAPRTKYTVVGTACESTDVFDENVTLRTTQRGDLLTIKSAGAYGMSMASRYNLHDLPGAVYSDEIR